The following proteins are co-located in the Lagenorhynchus albirostris chromosome 2, mLagAlb1.1, whole genome shotgun sequence genome:
- the PDC gene encoding phosducin — MEGAKRQSLEEDSEGQATHTGPKGVISDWRKFKLESEDNNSLPPSKKEILRQMSSPQSGDDKDSKERFSRKMSVQEYELIHREKEDENCLRKYRRQCMQDMHQKLSFGPRYGFVYELESGEQFLETIEKEQKTITIIVHIYEDGIKGCDALNSSLICLAAEYPTVKFCKIKASNTGAGDRFSSDVLPTLLVYKGGELISNFISVAEQFAEEFFTGDVESFLNEYGLLPETEMHVLDQSNMEEDME; from the exons ATGGAAGGAGCCAAAAGGCAAAGTTTGGAGGAAGACTCTGAAGGACAGGCCACACACACAG gACCCAAAGGAGTAATAAGTGATTGGAGAAAGTTTAAATTGGAGAGTGAAGATAATAATTCACTCCCACCTAGTAAGAAGGAGATTCTCAGACAAATGTCTTCTCCTCAGAGTGGAGATGACAAAGACTCAAAAGAAAGATTCAGCAGAAAG ATGAGCGTTCAAGAATATGAGCTAatccacagagaaaaagaagatgaaaattgCCTTCGTAAATACCGTAGGCAGTGTATGCAGGATATGCACCAGAAGCTGAGTTTCGGGCCTAGATATGGGTTTGTCTATGAGCTGGAATCTGGGGAGCAATTCCTGGAAACCATTGAAAAGGAGCAGAAAACAATCACAATCATTGTTCACATTTATGAAGATGGTATTAAGGGCTGTGATGCTCTAAACAGTAGCTTAATATGCCTTGCAGCCGAATACCCTACGGTcaagttttgtaaaataaaagctTCTAATACAGGTGCTGGGGACCGCTTTTCCTCAGATGTACTCCCCACACTGCTCGTCTACAAAGGTGGGGAACTCATAAGCAATTTCATTAGTGTTGCTGAACAGTTTGCCGAAGAATTTTTTACTGGGGATGTGGAATCTTTCCTGAATGAATATGGGTTATTACCTGAAACAGAAATGCATGTCCTAGACCAGAGCAACATGGAAGAAGATATGGAATAA